In Rana temporaria chromosome 3, aRanTem1.1, whole genome shotgun sequence, a single window of DNA contains:
- the LOC120933516 gene encoding lysophosphatidic acid receptor 4-like, protein MANNSNCTEVSSAVYLSGYTIIGVLGLIFNLLAIYFLCHLPQQRSPTTIYMKNLAFADLLLVITLPLRIYGYTLSDSAPNLNLLSCRIAGSFLLLNMYGSIFLLTCISLDRCLAVCYPLRSRRFRQSACWICAGVWLFNVVACFGFQLPFGNTSNSTAALMGNLGNCLHGKPPFVTKKIPTIGSLTTGFFIPAVVITFSSVALLKSMTHSQVVREGMINKVKVVRMLTANILIFLLCFLPYNIVLLLYQVKNESCYLDKAYGITLLVACTNTVLDPFLYYFTSETMKNIVKEEIKVGKARFIELSEVSFEKHKPMVTTVLKT, encoded by the coding sequence ATGGCTAACAACAGCAATTGCACTGAGGTCAGCTCAGCTGTATACCTGAGTGGGTACACAATAATTGGCGTACTGGGTCTAATCTTCAACTTGCTTGCCATCTATTTCTTGTGCCATCTACCACAACAACGATCACCCACCACTATCTACATGAAGAATCTGGCCTTTGCGGACCTCCTATTGGTGATCACTCTGCCTCTACGCATCTATGGTTACACCCTTTCAGATAGCGCACCAAATCTAAACCTTTTGTCATGTAGAATTGCCGGTTCGTTTCTTCTCCTTAACATGTATGGCAGTATCTTCTTATTGACCTGTATTAGCTTGGATAGGTGTTTGGCCGTTTGTTATCCCCTTCGATCCCGACGTTTTCGCCAAAGTGCATGTTGGATTTGTGCCGGTGTGTGGCTATTTAATGTGGTTGCCTGCTTTGGGTTTCAATTGCCATTTGGTAACACCAGCAACAGCACTGCAGCCCTCATGGGAAACTTGGGAAACTGTCTTCATGGGAAACCGCCATTTGTTACTAAGAAAATCCCCACCATAGGATCTCTTACAACTGGTTTCTTCATTCCTGCTGTAGTCATTACATTTAGCTCGGTGGCCTTGTTGAAATCGATGACACATAGTCAGGTGGTTCGAGAAGGAATGATTAACAAGGTGAAAGTTGTTCGTATGTTGACTGCCAACATATTAATCTTCCTGCTATGCTTCCTCCCCTATAACATTGTTCTGCTCCTCTATCAGGTTAAAAATGAATCCTGCTATCTGGACAAAGCCTATGGTATCACTCTACTGGTAGCCTGCACCAATACAGTTCTAGACCCCTTCTTATATTACTTTACATCCGAGACTATGAAAAACATTGTAAAAGAAGAAATCAAGGTGGGGAAAGCCAGATTCATTGAGTTGTCTGAAGTATCCTTTGAGAAACATAAACCAATGGTCACAACTGTACTCAAAACATGA